One Pectobacterium cacticida genomic window, CATGGATGCGTATAATATGCTCCCATGAAGCCGAAAAAGGCAAAAGTGGGACTTCCCAGGATGAAAGGAGAGAAGAATGACGGTGATGGCACCGGTAATTACGGTTGACGGGCCGAGTGGCGCAGGCAAAGGCACCCTATGTAAAGCATTAGCTGAAGCCTTGCACTGGAACTTGCTGGATTCTGGCGCTATCTACCGTGTTTTGGCGTTAGCGGCGTTGCACCATCGCGTAGATATCCACTCTGAAGATGCGTTGGTGCCGTTAGCCTCGCATCTTGATGTTCGTTTTGTTGCAGAAAACGGGCAGTTAACTGTCATTCTGGAAGGCGAGAATGTCAGTCAGGAAATTCGTACTGAGACGGTGGGCAATACGGCTTCTCAGGCTGCCGCTTTTCCTCGCGTTCGTGAGGCGTTATTACGCAGACAGCGTGCTTTCCGTGAAGCGCCAGGACTCATTGCCGATGGGCGCGATATGGGTACGGTCGTTTTTCCCGATGCACCAGTGAAAATTTTTTTAGATGCCAGCGCGGAAGAACGGGCGCGACGGCGTATGCTACAGTTGCAGGAGGCGGGTTTTAGTGTTAACTTTGATCGCCTTTTATCTGAGATAAAGGAACGGGATGAGCGCGATCGTAACCGCCCCGTTGCGCCGTTAGTCCCTGCTGCTGATGCGTTAGTGCTGGATTCAACGGAAATGACGCTTGATGATGTGATTGCGCGCGCGCTGGCTTATGCCCGCCAAATTCTTGCTTAAATCACAGAAAATTGAATTTTTACCTCGTTGTAAGGATGCACAGCGGGGCATGTTAAACAACCCCATCGAGCAGGATGCCGGATGGACGTTAAATTGAACCCCCTAAGATTATCAAACATGACTGAATCTTTTGCTCAACTCTTTGAAGAATCCCTGAAAGAAATCGAAACCCGTCCTGGTTCCATCGTTCGTGGTGTTGTTGTTGCTATTGATAAAGATGTCGTACTGGTTGACGCCGGTCTGAAATCCGAATCAGCTATTCCGGTAGAGCAATTCAAAAACGCGCAAGGCGAACTGGAAATCCAGGTCGGTGATGAAGTTGATGTTGCTCTGGACGCTATCGAAGATGGCTTCGGTGAAACGCTGCTTTCTCGTGAAAAAGCGAAACGCCACGAAGCATGGCTGACGCTGGAAAAAGCGTACGAAGAAGCTGCGACGGTTACTGGTGTTATCAACGGTAAAGTTAAAGGCGGATTCACTGTTGAGCTAAACGGTATTCGTGCGTTCCTGCCAGGTTCTCTGGTCGACGTGCGTCCGGTTCGCGACACGCTGCATCTGGAAGGCAAAGAGCTTGAGTTCAAAGTTATCAAGCTGGATCAGAAACGCAACAACGTTGTGGTTTCTCGTCGTGCAGTGATCGAGTCTGAAAACAGCGCTGAACGCGATCAATTGCTGGAAAATCTGCAAGAAGGCATGGAAGTTAAGGGTATCGTTAAGAACCTGACTGACTACGGCGCCTTCGTTGATCTGGGCGGCGTTGATGGCCTGCTTCACATCACGGATATGGCGTGGAAACGCGTTAAACACCCGAGCGAAATCGTCAATGTAGGCGATGAAATCACGGTTAAAGTCCTGAAATTCGATCGTGAACGTACCCGTGTGTCTCTGGGTCTGAAACAATTGGGCGAAGATCCATGGGTCGCTATCGCTAAGCGTTATCCGGAAAGTACACGTCTGACGGGGCGCGTAACTAACCTGACTGACTATGGCTGCTTCGTTGAAATCGAAGAAGGCGTTGAAGGTCTGGTACACGTTTCCGAAATGGATTGGACCAACAAAAACATCCACCCATCCAAAGTAGTTAACGTGGGTGATGTGGTAGAAGTGATGGTTCTGGATATCGACGAAGAACGTCGTCGTATCTCTCTGGGCTTGAAACAGTGCAAGTCTAACCCATGGCAGCTGTTCGCAGAGACCCACAACAAGGGCGATCGCGTTGAAGGTAAAATCAAGTCTATCACTGACTTCGGTATCTTCATCGGTCTGGATGGCGGCATCGATGGTCTGGTGCACCTGTCTGATATCTCCTGGAACGTGGCAGGCGAAGAAGCCGTTCGTGAATACAAGAAAGGTGATGAAATCGCCGCTGTTGTTCTGCAGGTTGACGCAGAGCGCGAACGTATCTCTCTTGGCGTGAAACAACTGTCTGAAGATCCGTTCAATAACTACCTCTCTGTGAACAAGAAAGGTGCTATTGTTACTGGTAAAGTGACTGCAGTTGACGCTAAAGGTGCTACAGTTGAACTAGCTGGCGGCGTAGAAGGTTACTTGCGTGCTTCAGAGGCGTCTCGCGATCGCGTTGAAGACGCAACGCTGGTTCTGAACGTTGGCGACAGCGTTGAAGCCAAATATACCGGTGTTGATCGTAAAAACCGTGTTGTAAGCCTGTCTGTTCGTGCGAAAGACGAAGCTGACGAGAAAGATGCAATTGCCACTGTTAATAACAAACCGGA contains:
- the cmk gene encoding (d)CMP kinase, which codes for MTVMAPVITVDGPSGAGKGTLCKALAEALHWNLLDSGAIYRVLALAALHHRVDIHSEDALVPLASHLDVRFVAENGQLTVILEGENVSQEIRTETVGNTASQAAAFPRVREALLRRQRAFREAPGLIADGRDMGTVVFPDAPVKIFLDASAEERARRRMLQLQEAGFSVNFDRLLSEIKERDERDRNRPVAPLVPAADALVLDSTEMTLDDVIARALAYARQILA
- the rpsA gene encoding 30S ribosomal protein S1, whose translation is MTESFAQLFEESLKEIETRPGSIVRGVVVAIDKDVVLVDAGLKSESAIPVEQFKNAQGELEIQVGDEVDVALDAIEDGFGETLLSREKAKRHEAWLTLEKAYEEAATVTGVINGKVKGGFTVELNGIRAFLPGSLVDVRPVRDTLHLEGKELEFKVIKLDQKRNNVVVSRRAVIESENSAERDQLLENLQEGMEVKGIVKNLTDYGAFVDLGGVDGLLHITDMAWKRVKHPSEIVNVGDEITVKVLKFDRERTRVSLGLKQLGEDPWVAIAKRYPESTRLTGRVTNLTDYGCFVEIEEGVEGLVHVSEMDWTNKNIHPSKVVNVGDVVEVMVLDIDEERRRISLGLKQCKSNPWQLFAETHNKGDRVEGKIKSITDFGIFIGLDGGIDGLVHLSDISWNVAGEEAVREYKKGDEIAAVVLQVDAERERISLGVKQLSEDPFNNYLSVNKKGAIVTGKVTAVDAKGATVELAGGVEGYLRASEASRDRVEDATLVLNVGDSVEAKYTGVDRKNRVVSLSVRAKDEADEKDAIATVNNKPDESNFSNAMAEAFKAAKGE